The Vulpes lagopus strain Blue_001 chromosome 6, ASM1834538v1, whole genome shotgun sequence genome has a segment encoding these proteins:
- the CXCL11 gene encoding LOW QUALITY PROTEIN: C-X-C motif chemokine 11 (The sequence of the model RefSeq protein was modified relative to this genomic sequence to represent the inferred CDS: substituted 1 base at 1 genomic stop codon), producing the protein MSVKGMVTALAGIFCATTVQGFPMFKGGCCLCIGPGVKAVXVADIEKATIIYPSNNCDKIEVIITLRAHKGQRCLNPKLKQAL; encoded by the exons ATGAGTGTGAAGGGCATGGTTACAGCCTTGGCTGGGATATTCTGCGCTACAACTGTTCAAG GTTTCCCCATGTTCAAAGGAGGATGCTGTCTTTGCATAGGCCCTGGAGTAAAAGCAGTGTAAGTGGCAGATATTGAGAAAGCTACCATAATTTACCCAAGTAACAACTGTGACAAAATAGAAGTGAT TATCACCCTGAGAGCACATAAAGGACAAAGATGTCTAAATCCCAAATTGAAGCAAGCATTATAA